In Afipia sp. GAS231, a single window of DNA contains:
- a CDS encoding TRAP transporter large permease subunit: MSVAAAAPSGGRRITASLLQLSDTVAAILLVADLVVVCVSVLLRFLFNAPVEWADDVARGLMVGSSFFGAASALARAENLGVAFFVDMLPAAIRRVIDSIGALLVTVVAAYVAFNAIKMGWLTTGQTSGSGLPLEWTFYPMGVGALFMTVFAAEIFCKRSAREMIAGLVATAAIAGLYLAWDFLSPDSVPSSSTLMLVGFFLTLLGGLPIGFALALAALIFIWVEGTLPGVIFAQQMARGIDNFVLLAIPFFILVGYLMEANGMSVRLIELLQRAVGRMRGGLNVVMVMSMVLFSGISGSKMADVAAVGSVLIPAARRSRQNPGSAVALLAASAVMAETIPPCINLIILGFVANLSIGGLFVAGLLPAGLMALALIVLCIILGKRPEPEEDAEPQAPVSGLWSGAIASFGLIFMIFFGFKSGFATATEISAFAAVYAIVIGSIVFRELSFKTAAHSFVQSATRSGLVLFIVAAAQSLAFILTLQQVPHAVGDFMLSLSGSHGTWLFMLLSIVVLIVMGSVLEGAAALIIFGPLLLPVAVKLGIDPLHFGVVLVISMGLGLFAPPLGLGLYGACLIGNVPIEQTIKPILGYLGLLLLCLLVIAFVPAISTALPRALGY; this comes from the coding sequence ATGTCAGTCGCCGCAGCCGCGCCAAGCGGCGGCCGCCGGATCACGGCTTCGCTTCTTCAGTTGAGCGACACCGTGGCGGCAATCCTGCTCGTCGCCGACCTCGTGGTTGTCTGCGTCTCGGTGCTGCTGCGCTTCCTGTTCAACGCGCCGGTCGAATGGGCCGACGACGTCGCCCGCGGCCTGATGGTCGGATCGAGCTTCTTTGGCGCCGCCAGCGCGCTGGCGCGCGCCGAAAACCTTGGCGTGGCATTCTTCGTCGACATGCTGCCGGCCGCAATCCGGCGCGTGATCGATTCGATCGGGGCGCTGCTGGTGACGGTTGTCGCGGCCTATGTCGCGTTCAACGCGATCAAGATGGGCTGGCTAACCACCGGGCAGACCTCCGGTTCCGGCCTGCCGCTGGAATGGACGTTCTATCCGATGGGCGTCGGCGCGCTGTTCATGACGGTGTTCGCCGCCGAGATTTTTTGCAAGCGTTCCGCTCGGGAGATGATTGCGGGGCTGGTGGCAACGGCTGCGATCGCCGGGCTCTATCTGGCCTGGGATTTTCTCAGCCCCGATTCGGTGCCGTCGTCGAGCACGCTGATGTTGGTCGGCTTCTTCCTCACGCTGTTGGGCGGCTTGCCGATCGGGTTCGCGCTGGCGCTGGCGGCGCTGATCTTTATCTGGGTCGAAGGCACGCTGCCGGGCGTCATCTTTGCGCAGCAGATGGCGCGCGGCATCGACAACTTCGTGCTGCTCGCGATTCCGTTCTTCATTCTGGTCGGCTACCTGATGGAAGCCAACGGCATGTCGGTCCGGCTGATCGAACTGCTGCAGCGCGCGGTGGGGCGGATGCGCGGCGGGCTGAACGTCGTCATGGTGATGTCGATGGTGCTGTTTTCCGGCATCTCCGGCTCCAAAATGGCCGACGTCGCCGCCGTGGGCTCGGTGCTGATTCCGGCGGCGCGTCGCTCGCGGCAGAACCCCGGCAGCGCCGTGGCGTTGCTGGCGGCGTCGGCCGTGATGGCCGAAACCATCCCGCCCTGCATCAACCTGATCATCCTCGGCTTCGTCGCCAACCTGTCGATCGGCGGTCTCTTTGTCGCCGGCCTGCTGCCGGCCGGGCTGATGGCGCTGGCCCTGATCGTGCTGTGCATCATTCTCGGCAAGCGTCCCGAACCCGAAGAGGACGCCGAGCCACAGGCGCCGGTTTCGGGCCTGTGGAGCGGCGCGATCGCCTCGTTCGGGTTGATCTTCATGATCTTCTTCGGCTTCAAGAGCGGCTTTGCCACCGCCACCGAAATCTCGGCCTTTGCCGCGGTCTATGCCATCGTGATCGGCAGCATCGTGTTCCGCGAGCTTAGTTTCAAAACCGCCGCGCACAGTTTCGTGCAGTCGGCGACGCGGTCGGGGCTGGTGCTGTTCATCGTCGCCGCCGCGCAATCGCTGGCCTTCATCCTGACGCTGCAGCAGGTGCCGCATGCGGTCGGCGACTTCATGCTGTCGCTATCGGGATCGCACGGTACCTGGCTGTTCATGCTGTTGTCGATCGTCGTGCTGATCGTGATGGGCTCGGTCCTGGAAGGCGCCGCGGCGCTGATCATCTTCGGGCCGCTGCTGCTGCCGGTGGCGGTCAAGCTCGGCATCGATCCCCTGCATTTCGGCGTCGTGCTTGTGATTTCGATGGGGCTCGGCCTGTTTGCGCCGCCGCTCGGCCTCGGGCTCTATGGCGCCTGCCTGATCGGCAACGTGCCGATCGAGCAGACCATCAAGCCGATCCTGGGCTATCTCGGCCTGCTGCTGCTGTGCCTGCTGGTGATCGCATTCGTGCCGGCGATCAGCACGGCGCTGCCGCGCGCCTTGGGTTATTGA
- a CDS encoding hydroxyacid dehydrogenase, with the protein MKVLLTHTPQARAQYYGERSLVGLQAVADVKLHQSDAALDAIGLIAAARDVDIIVADRLTAGPSEIFPRLPNLRAFVRCAVDIRNIDVGAASAAGVLVTQAGPGFVQSVAELAIGFMVDLSRGVSRASADYHAGRKPAIVMGRQLAGSRLGIIGYGSIGRYLAGIAKVLGMEILVADPFATVDDAAIRHLPLDDLLSQADFVVCLAVANEKTENLIGEAALARMQPHAFFINLSRGNLVDEAALSAALREKRIAGAAMDVGRALDQMPTLELAKLPNVIATPHIGGLTPPAIESQSLETVRQVEKIVAGEIPVGAVNAANWTRRP; encoded by the coding sequence GTGAAAGTTCTGCTCACGCATACGCCGCAGGCGCGAGCGCAATATTACGGCGAGCGCAGCCTGGTCGGGCTGCAAGCTGTCGCTGACGTTAAGCTGCATCAGTCCGACGCGGCCCTGGATGCGATCGGCCTGATCGCGGCGGCACGCGATGTCGATATTATCGTTGCCGACCGACTCACCGCCGGACCCAGCGAGATTTTCCCGAGACTGCCCAATCTGCGCGCCTTTGTCCGTTGCGCGGTCGATATCCGCAATATCGATGTCGGCGCTGCCTCAGCGGCCGGTGTGCTGGTGACGCAGGCCGGGCCCGGCTTCGTCCAGTCGGTCGCGGAACTGGCAATCGGCTTCATGGTCGATCTGTCGCGCGGCGTTTCGCGCGCCAGCGCCGACTATCATGCCGGGCGCAAGCCCGCGATCGTGATGGGCCGGCAACTGGCCGGCAGCCGCCTTGGCATCATCGGTTACGGCAGCATCGGTCGCTATCTCGCAGGGATCGCCAAAGTGCTGGGCATGGAGATTCTGGTCGCCGATCCCTTTGCGACCGTCGACGATGCTGCGATCCGGCACCTGCCGCTCGACGATCTCTTGAGTCAGGCCGACTTCGTCGTCTGCCTCGCGGTCGCCAATGAGAAGACCGAGAACCTGATCGGAGAGGCGGCGCTGGCGCGGATGCAGCCGCACGCCTTCTTTATCAACCTGTCGCGCGGCAATCTCGTCGACGAGGCGGCATTGTCGGCGGCGTTGCGCGAGAAGCGCATTGCCGGTGCGGCGATGGATGTCGGCCGCGCACTGGACCAGATGCCGACGCTGGAACTGGCAAAGCTGCCGAACGTGATCGCGACGCCGCATATCGGCGGCCTGACGCCGCCGGCGATCGAAAGCCAGTCGCTGGAAACGGTACGCCAGGTCGAGAAGATTGTTGCCGGTGAGATTCCGGTCGGTGCGGTCAATGCCGCGAACTGGACGCGGCGGCCTTGA
- a CDS encoding cytochrome c biogenesis CcdA family protein, protein MHDVSIPAALIAGLVSFLSPCVLPLVPPYLIYLTGATIEHVSNDESTQASKRAVMTSALMFVLGFSTVFVALGASASIIGGLIRAWSAELSIVAGIVIIIMGLHFLGLTRIGLLMREGRLTAPKPVGLWGAYVMGLAFAFGWTPCIGPILAAILSIAAAEATVTKGAGLLAIYSAGLGIPFLLAAFMIEQFSSLFARMKRHLDTVERAMGVLMVVTGIGFLTGTVSSISIWLLETFPALQNFG, encoded by the coding sequence ATGCACGATGTTTCCATCCCGGCGGCCCTGATCGCCGGTCTTGTCAGCTTCCTGTCGCCCTGCGTGCTGCCGCTGGTGCCGCCCTATCTGATCTATCTGACCGGCGCGACCATCGAGCATGTCAGTAATGACGAATCCACCCAGGCCTCCAAGCGCGCGGTCATGACTTCGGCGCTGATGTTCGTGCTCGGCTTTTCCACCGTGTTCGTGGCGCTCGGCGCCAGCGCTTCCATTATCGGCGGCCTGATCCGCGCATGGTCGGCGGAGCTTTCGATCGTAGCCGGCATCGTCATCATCATCATGGGCCTGCATTTCCTCGGCCTGACCCGGATCGGGCTGTTGATGCGCGAGGGACGGCTGACGGCGCCCAAACCGGTCGGGCTGTGGGGCGCTTATGTGATGGGGCTCGCTTTCGCGTTCGGCTGGACCCCCTGCATCGGCCCCATCCTGGCGGCGATCCTGTCGATCGCGGCGGCGGAAGCCACGGTGACCAAGGGCGCGGGACTGCTGGCGATCTATTCCGCCGGGCTCGGAATTCCGTTCCTGCTGGCGGCTTTCATGATCGAGCAGTTCTCCTCGCTGTTCGCGCGGATGAAGCGCCATCTCGACACCGTCGAACGCGCGATGGGCGTGTTGATGGTGGTCACCGGCATCGGCTTCTTGACCGGCACCGTCTCCAGCATCAGCATCTGGCTGCTGGAGACTTTCCCCGCGCTGCAAAATTTCGGCTAA
- a CDS encoding DUF692 domain-containing protein → MQAAKPSFLGFGLGLRHQHYDEILSGNPDIDWFEVISENYMIPGGQPLRTLDLIRERYPVVMHGVSLSIASTAPPNFEYLQGLKDLARRVEPKWISDHLCWTGVHGKNLHDLLPIPYTSEALDHVVSRVQLVQDFLGRALVLENVSTYVQFNNSEMTEWEFLSELSRRSGCWLLFDINNVYVSAFNHGYDPLTFLNGIPADRVVQFHMAGHSHMGTHIIDTHDHPVCEDVWDLYVAALKRFGRVSTMIERDDNIPPLAELLEEVNRTREIADKVLPATGMHAG, encoded by the coding sequence ATGCAGGCGGCAAAGCCATCCTTTCTCGGCTTCGGTCTCGGGCTTCGTCACCAGCACTACGACGAAATCCTCAGCGGCAATCCCGATATCGACTGGTTCGAGGTCATCAGCGAAAACTACATGATCCCGGGTGGCCAGCCGCTGCGCACGCTCGACCTGATCCGCGAACGCTATCCGGTCGTGATGCACGGCGTGTCGCTGTCGATCGCCTCCACCGCCCCGCCCAATTTCGAATATCTGCAAGGCCTGAAAGACCTCGCCAGGCGGGTCGAGCCGAAATGGATTTCGGATCATCTGTGCTGGACCGGAGTCCACGGCAAGAACCTGCACGATCTGCTACCGATCCCCTACACGTCAGAGGCGCTCGACCACGTCGTCAGCCGCGTTCAGCTGGTGCAGGATTTCCTCGGCCGCGCGCTCGTGCTCGAAAATGTCTCGACCTACGTGCAGTTCAACAATTCCGAAATGACGGAATGGGAGTTCCTTTCGGAATTGTCGCGCCGCTCCGGCTGCTGGCTCTTGTTCGACATCAACAACGTCTATGTCAGCGCCTTCAACCACGGCTACGATCCCCTGACCTTCCTCAACGGAATTCCGGCGGATCGCGTCGTCCAGTTCCATATGGCCGGCCACAGCCATATGGGCACCCATATCATCGACACCCACGACCATCCGGTGTGCGAGGACGTCTGGGATCTCTATGTCGCGGCCCTGAAACGGTTCGGCCGGGTCTCGACCATGATCGAGCGCGACGACAACATTCCGCCGCTCGCCGAATTGCTCGAGGAAGTGAACCGGACCCGGGAGATCGCCGACAAGGTGTTGCCGGCGACGGGCATGCATGCAGGATGA
- a CDS encoding thioredoxin domain-containing protein — MKLARIATLAITALAASPSLAADGPKWSGWDDELFTRATAEERFVILDLEAVWCHWCHAMEKTTYSNPQVQELLASKYLPVRVDQDANPDLSSRYGDWGWPATIVFGPDGTEIAKIRGYIEPERMQALLKAIIDDPSPGPSVGEAFEVKPSTSAFLNKEQRAELTKNYDDSYEENLGGWGESQKYIDADSLDLAIVRAESGDATAIKRARQTLDAAIALIDPVWGGVFQYSEAGSWSHPHFEKIMSFQAQYLRQYSQAYALWKDPKYLAAARNIERYLTAFLAGPDGAFYVSQDADLDHDTDGHKYYALPDGERRKLGMPRIDKNLYARENGWAISGLAAYYDVANDPKTLEIAVRSAKWVIDNRALPDGGFRHGDKDRGGPFLGDTVAMGQAFLDLYAATGNRDWLTSAAKAGDFVTTFRDDSGGFVTSKTPEGKTGVFAKPAKLMDDQVQVARFMNLLDRYYGNASYREQASHAMRYLASASSEMMRPLPGVLLADEELAVEPTHMTIVGHKDDPKAQALHAIARALPARYKRLEWLDLREGKLPNPDVEYPDLGEPAAFACSNRICSFPSFTAEELQATVKQMAKLKPTRAALN, encoded by the coding sequence ATGAAACTCGCCCGCATTGCCACGCTTGCCATCACCGCGCTTGCGGCATCGCCCTCCCTTGCGGCCGACGGGCCGAAATGGAGTGGCTGGGACGACGAGCTGTTCACGCGCGCCACGGCCGAGGAGCGCTTCGTCATTCTCGATCTCGAGGCGGTGTGGTGCCACTGGTGCCACGCGATGGAGAAGACCACCTATTCGAACCCGCAAGTTCAGGAATTGCTGGCCTCGAAATACCTGCCGGTTCGCGTCGATCAGGACGCCAACCCCGATCTGTCCAGCCGCTACGGCGACTGGGGCTGGCCGGCGACGATCGTGTTCGGTCCTGACGGCACCGAAATCGCCAAGATCAGGGGCTACATCGAGCCCGAGCGGATGCAGGCGCTGCTCAAAGCCATCATCGACGATCCCTCGCCCGGGCCGTCCGTAGGCGAGGCCTTTGAGGTCAAGCCATCGACATCGGCGTTCCTCAACAAGGAGCAGCGCGCGGAGCTGACCAAGAACTACGACGACTCCTACGAGGAAAATCTCGGCGGCTGGGGCGAGAGCCAGAAATACATCGATGCCGACAGCCTGGATCTCGCCATCGTCAGAGCCGAAAGCGGCGACGCCACCGCGATCAAGCGCGCCCGACAGACGCTCGACGCCGCCATCGCATTGATCGATCCGGTCTGGGGCGGCGTGTTCCAGTATTCCGAGGCCGGCTCCTGGAGCCATCCGCATTTTGAAAAGATCATGTCGTTCCAGGCGCAATACCTGCGGCAATACAGTCAGGCCTATGCCCTATGGAAGGATCCGAAATACCTCGCCGCTGCCCGCAATATCGAACGCTATCTCACAGCCTTCCTGGCCGGCCCCGACGGCGCGTTCTATGTCAGCCAGGACGCCGATCTCGATCACGACACCGACGGCCATAAATATTACGCGCTGCCGGATGGCGAACGCCGCAAATTGGGGATGCCGCGCATCGACAAGAATTTGTACGCGCGTGAAAACGGCTGGGCGATCTCGGGACTGGCGGCCTATTACGATGTCGCCAACGATCCCAAGACGCTTGAGATCGCGGTCCGATCAGCGAAATGGGTGATCGACAACCGCGCGCTGCCTGACGGAGGCTTCCGCCACGGCGACAAGGATCGCGGCGGCCCGTTCCTCGGCGACACCGTGGCGATGGGTCAGGCCTTCCTCGATCTCTATGCCGCGACCGGAAACCGCGACTGGCTGACCTCCGCCGCCAAAGCCGGCGATTTCGTCACAACTTTTCGCGATGATTCCGGTGGCTTCGTGACGTCAAAGACGCCGGAAGGCAAGACCGGTGTGTTCGCCAAGCCTGCCAAGCTGATGGACGACCAGGTCCAGGTTGCGCGCTTCATGAACCTGCTCGATCGCTACTACGGCAATGCGAGCTATCGCGAGCAGGCCTCGCACGCGATGCGCTATCTCGCCAGCGCATCGTCCGAGATGATGCGCCCGCTGCCCGGCGTATTGCTCGCCGACGAAGAACTCGCGGTCGAGCCGACCCATATGACAATCGTCGGACACAAGGACGATCCAAAGGCGCAGGCCTTGCACGCCATCGCCCGCGCGCTGCCGGCCCGGTACAAGCGCCTGGAATGGCTGGATCTGCGCGAAGGCAAACTGCCCAATCCCGACGTCGAGTATCCCGATCTCGGCGAACCCGCGGCCTTTGCCTGCAGCAACCGCATCTGCTCGTTTCCCTCCTTCACTGCCGAGGAATTGCAGGCCACGGTCAAGCAGATGGCGAAACTGAAGCCGACACGGGCGGCGCTGAACTAA
- a CDS encoding adenylate/guanylate cyclase domain-containing protein, translated as MRIGIRSAISALVLTSIVVSAVGVHLLWWRTAQRVSQTLADTINDQIVSAVGDELQSITSEARSSMMAVRTLLLGKVFDPREMRKREFVFQSQLLSQPTISWVAFAWPDGSLYAGHKLGDAVIEMIEIHTDHKMRIDRYEFVGNDLQLKNSRVEDTDYSVTNQEWFRVAIDSNDEHWSTFSALPTGPRLAAAFAAPIEIDQKPAGVIAIIIELTRVSNFLSQLTVGKSAGAFILERDGNVVAAPDPDANELNALKTDHALFPVAVAAMREAGDAYQPGEGEPLHRQVVRDGKAYQAVLTPISFPGWSLVTVVPESEFLGPVQMTIRNLLIGLAVLIVFAGLLSAWLAQRLIAGPLIKVVGEIRHVERFDLDKVERHPSRLTEIENLSSAIGDMAQGLAAFRKYIPADLVKRLISDGNGARLGGAVRPMSVMFIDLAGFTGMSERLGDRIIPLLSRYFDAVSMQVQNQGGTIDKFIGDAVMAFWGAPSPDPDHAVDCCRAALACRRAVEEAGLVDDHGQPIKIRIGINSGDMLVGNIGSEVRLNYTVIGDAVNIASRLESTNKVYGSTIIIGPETRRLAGQHIVVRELDRLAVYGRAGGLQIYELLGDVGAAFDGASDWVSRYEEGLAAWRARDFTAAISSFEQVLEIRQDDAASALMIERCRHQIENPSADDWDGTTVAKSK; from the coding sequence ATGCGTATCGGCATCCGCAGCGCCATTTCGGCCCTGGTCCTGACGTCTATCGTCGTCAGCGCCGTCGGCGTGCATCTGTTGTGGTGGCGCACCGCCCAGCGGGTCAGCCAGACCCTCGCCGATACCATCAACGACCAGATCGTGTCTGCGGTCGGCGACGAACTGCAGTCGATCACGTCCGAGGCGCGGTCGTCGATGATGGCGGTGCGGACGCTGCTGCTCGGGAAAGTGTTCGATCCACGCGAGATGCGCAAACGCGAGTTCGTATTCCAGTCGCAGTTGCTGTCGCAGCCGACGATTTCCTGGGTGGCCTTTGCATGGCCCGATGGATCGCTCTACGCCGGACACAAGCTCGGCGACGCCGTGATCGAAATGATCGAGATCCATACCGATCACAAGATGCGGATCGATCGCTACGAATTCGTGGGCAACGATCTGCAGCTCAAGAACAGCCGGGTCGAGGATACCGACTATTCCGTCACCAATCAGGAATGGTTTCGGGTCGCGATCGACAGCAACGACGAACATTGGTCGACGTTTTCGGCGCTTCCCACCGGCCCGAGGCTGGCGGCGGCGTTCGCGGCGCCGATCGAAATCGACCAGAAGCCCGCCGGCGTCATCGCCATCATCATCGAACTGACGCGGGTCTCGAATTTTCTGTCGCAGCTCACGGTCGGGAAATCGGCCGGCGCTTTCATTCTCGAACGGGACGGCAATGTGGTCGCGGCTCCCGACCCGGACGCCAACGAACTGAACGCGCTGAAAACCGATCATGCGTTGTTTCCGGTCGCGGTGGCGGCGATGCGGGAGGCCGGCGATGCCTATCAGCCCGGCGAAGGCGAACCCCTTCACAGGCAGGTGGTGCGCGACGGGAAAGCCTATCAGGCGGTGCTGACGCCGATCTCGTTTCCGGGCTGGTCGCTGGTGACCGTCGTGCCCGAGTCGGAATTCCTCGGGCCGGTGCAGATGACGATCCGGAATTTGCTGATCGGCCTTGCGGTGCTGATCGTGTTCGCCGGGCTATTGTCGGCATGGCTGGCGCAGCGCCTGATTGCCGGCCCCCTGATCAAGGTGGTGGGCGAGATCCGCCATGTCGAGCGGTTCGATCTCGATAAAGTGGAGCGGCATCCGTCGCGGCTGACCGAGATCGAGAACCTGTCCAGCGCCATCGGCGATATGGCGCAGGGGCTCGCGGCGTTCCGGAAATACATCCCGGCCGATCTGGTGAAGCGGTTGATCAGCGACGGCAACGGCGCGCGTCTCGGCGGCGCGGTGCGGCCGATGAGCGTGATGTTCATCGATCTCGCAGGGTTCACCGGCATGTCGGAGCGGCTTGGCGACCGCATCATTCCGCTGCTGTCGCGCTATTTTGATGCGGTCTCGATGCAGGTCCAGAACCAGGGCGGCACCATCGACAAGTTCATCGGCGATGCCGTGATGGCGTTTTGGGGCGCGCCGTCGCCCGATCCCGATCACGCCGTCGATTGCTGCCGCGCGGCGCTGGCGTGCCGGCGCGCGGTCGAGGAGGCGGGCCTGGTCGACGACCACGGCCAGCCCATCAAGATCAGGATCGGAATCAATTCCGGCGACATGCTGGTCGGTAATATCGGCTCGGAAGTCCGGCTCAATTACACCGTGATCGGTGATGCCGTGAATATCGCGAGCCGCCTCGAAAGCACCAACAAGGTCTATGGCTCGACCATCATCATCGGCCCGGAAACGCGCCGGCTGGCGGGGCAACACATCGTCGTGCGCGAACTCGACCGGCTTGCGGTCTATGGACGCGCCGGCGGTCTGCAGATCTACGAATTGCTGGGGGACGTTGGCGCCGCGTTCGACGGCGCGAGCGACTGGGTGAGCCGTTACGAGGAAGGCCTCGCCGCCTGGCGCGCGCGCGATTTCACCGCTGCGATAAGCTCGTTCGAGCAGGTGCTGGAAATCCGCCAGGACGATGCCGCGTCGGCGCTGATGATCGAGCGCTGCCGGCACCAGATCGAAAATCCTTCCGCCGACGACTGGGACGGAACGACGGTGGCGAAAAGCAAATAG
- a CDS encoding DNA-binding domain-containing protein — MSDFARQQAEFQRGILTGDDTVLAEILDSPREKRETLFGVYRYAYGSRLVDAMRNDHELLHLYLGDEMFDEMGHAYVKARPSEHPNLRWFSQGLPDFLKSTEPYSNHPVLSDLAALEKALNDAFDAREGPVVDLSEMAGFSPDAWPDLEFVPHPSAVRLDLATNASAVWLALKNEENPPDAAMLGEPARLLIWRQDTTPMFRELATEEAMMWDEAANGVPFGVLCEMLATYDDPDGAAARGAGYLHGWITSGLLTGVSVGA, encoded by the coding sequence ATGAGCGATTTCGCGCGACAGCAGGCTGAATTTCAGCGCGGCATCCTGACCGGCGACGATACGGTGCTGGCGGAAATTCTCGACAGCCCCCGCGAAAAGCGCGAGACGCTGTTCGGCGTCTATCGCTATGCCTATGGCTCGCGGCTGGTCGATGCAATGCGCAACGACCACGAATTGCTGCACCTCTATCTCGGCGACGAGATGTTCGACGAGATGGGCCATGCCTATGTCAAGGCGCGCCCGTCCGAGCACCCGAACCTGCGCTGGTTCTCGCAAGGCTTGCCCGATTTCCTGAAATCGACGGAGCCCTATTCGAACCATCCCGTACTGTCCGATCTCGCCGCGCTGGAGAAAGCGCTCAACGACGCCTTCGACGCCAGGGAAGGCCCGGTGGTGGATCTTTCCGAGATGGCCGGCTTTTCGCCGGACGCGTGGCCCGATCTGGAATTCGTTCCGCACCCCAGCGCCGTCAGATTGGATCTAGCGACCAACGCGTCCGCAGTCTGGCTGGCGCTCAAGAACGAAGAGAACCCGCCAGACGCAGCCATGCTGGGTGAACCCGCGCGCCTCTTGATCTGGCGTCAGGACACGACGCCGATGTTCCGCGAGCTTGCCACCGAAGAAGCGATGATGTGGGATGAAGCCGCCAACGGCGTTCCGTTCGGCGTGCTCTGCGAAATGCTCGCGACCTATGACGATCCCGACGGCGCCGCGGCGCGTGGCGCGGGCTATCTGCACGGCTGGATTACATCGGGACTTTTGACGGGTGTTTCCGTCGGCGCTTAG
- a CDS encoding TRAP transporter substrate-binding protein, which produces MGSKPINRRVVLQSSVAATAWLAAAPALTGRAEAATLKLKCSSSLPNDPKYANGRVYYDNLVKSLKANGLGEQIEVTFFPDNQLGQEIDVINSVKLGVIDLMVSGSSISANLVPLVGTFDLGYLFTSFPQQTKAFDAGAAKPIEDALLKGANIRIISWAYNFGSRSVLAKKPVKGPEDLAGLKIRTLPNPVITECLRLMGAAATPLAFGEIYTALQAGVLDGLEHDPPTILASKFYETSKNYALTQHNFSPLATYFSDATFNRMDPKLREGFLDAAKKAAVDTRAHGLEMEKEALKNLADKGVTIVECDKEAFRKRVAPQSENFIKARPEAKPVVDMIRATQA; this is translated from the coding sequence ATGGGGTCGAAGCCGATCAATCGTCGCGTCGTTCTGCAATCGTCGGTCGCCGCGACCGCCTGGCTCGCCGCCGCACCGGCCCTGACCGGGCGCGCTGAGGCCGCCACGCTGAAACTCAAATGCTCGTCGTCGCTTCCGAACGATCCCAAATACGCCAACGGCCGTGTCTACTACGACAATCTGGTCAAGAGCCTGAAGGCGAACGGGCTCGGCGAGCAGATCGAGGTCACGTTCTTTCCCGACAACCAGCTCGGTCAGGAAATCGACGTCATCAATTCGGTCAAGCTCGGCGTGATTGATTTGATGGTTTCGGGCTCGTCGATCTCGGCCAATCTGGTGCCGCTGGTCGGCACCTTCGACCTCGGTTATCTCTTCACCAGTTTTCCGCAGCAGACCAAGGCGTTCGACGCCGGCGCCGCCAAGCCGATCGAGGACGCGCTGTTGAAGGGCGCCAATATCCGCATCATCTCCTGGGCCTATAATTTCGGCTCCCGCAGCGTGCTGGCGAAGAAGCCCGTCAAAGGCCCCGAAGATCTGGCCGGCCTCAAGATCAGGACGCTGCCGAACCCGGTCATCACCGAATGTCTGCGCCTGATGGGCGCCGCTGCGACGCCGCTGGCGTTCGGCGAGATCTACACGGCGCTGCAGGCCGGCGTGCTCGACGGACTGGAACACGATCCGCCGACCATTCTTGCCAGCAAGTTCTACGAGACTTCGAAGAACTACGCGCTGACCCAGCATAATTTCTCGCCGCTCGCGACCTATTTCAGCGACGCGACCTTCAACCGGATGGACCCGAAGCTGCGGGAAGGATTCCTCGACGCGGCCAAAAAGGCCGCCGTCGACACCCGCGCGCATGGTCTCGAAATGGAAAAGGAAGCGCTGAAGAACCTCGCCGACAAGGGCGTCACCATCGTCGAATGCGACAAGGAGGCGTTCCGCAAGCGCGTTGCTCCCCAGAGCGAGAATTTCATCAAGGCCCGCCCCGAGGCGAAGCCCGTGGTGGACATGATCCGCGCGACGCAGGCTTGA
- a CDS encoding DoxX family protein, whose protein sequence is MNFIVNLLILLPARIASYFSWAGPLLMRLIVGYTFLLTGWGKLTNLAQVTENFVGWGIPFPKILTPFVSGVECFGGAMLILGLFTRIPAAMLAVVMLVAIRSAKWGDVDSLETLLGFEEMTYFAAFMWLAICGPGNASLDRLLVNAAGHPKEST, encoded by the coding sequence ATGAATTTTATCGTCAATCTGCTCATCCTGTTGCCGGCGCGGATCGCGTCGTATTTTTCCTGGGCCGGACCGCTGCTGATGCGACTGATCGTCGGCTACACCTTCCTGCTGACCGGCTGGGGCAAACTCACCAACCTGGCGCAGGTGACGGAGAATTTCGTCGGATGGGGGATTCCGTTCCCGAAGATCCTCACGCCGTTTGTCTCGGGCGTGGAATGCTTCGGCGGCGCCATGCTGATCCTTGGCCTGTTCACCCGGATTCCCGCCGCGATGCTGGCGGTGGTGATGCTGGTCGCGATCAGGTCGGCGAAATGGGGCGACGTCGATTCGCTGGAAACGCTGCTCGGTTTCGAGGAAATGACCTACTTCGCCGCCTTCATGTGGCTGGCGATCTGCGGTCCCGGCAACGCCTCGCTCGACCGGCTGCTGGTGAATGCCGCGGGGCACCCCAAGGAATCGACCTGA